A genomic segment from Scomber japonicus isolate fScoJap1 chromosome 11, fScoJap1.pri, whole genome shotgun sequence encodes:
- the LOC128367559 gene encoding myc box-dependent-interacting protein 1, with protein sequence MAELNLGKGLTAGKVASNVQKKLTRAQEKVLQKLGKADETKDVAFEEGVINFNKQYTEGSKLQRDLRAYLEAVKAMHESSKNVQACLADMYEPEWYGKNEVDSIVEDCDVLWTDYHQKLVDHALISMDTYLGQFPDIKSRIAKRDRKLVDFDSARHNYATTHKSKKKDGGIKITKPSSLLERATPGWAQGILSAHNVAQSSLSRSQAEEELERAQKVFEEINIDLQEELPSLWNSRVGFYVSTFQSLAGFEEKFHKEMGRLDQDLYDVLVVLDGSETSSVKEATNHTLRPAGPPPIPKSPSKLKPAMPPPPKVTPSKELKTENIINLFDAAAAPDISVTSPTEFDSPAVSSLLDMDLDSFSAPTKASTVTQPANWDSWNEDSGAQEEDTEPHYDPVAASTEAWGDDGSQPVHYDPIAAAHEGWGDDGTKPVRYDPVAAAQEDWGNDESQPAVCDTVAEAQEGWGDDGSQPVTEVPTAEDETPAAETPADATEEEDAPIAAAATLDNEEGQGETAAAPEAAPAETEQEPVTEETPAVAAESTEVAAEPADMPPGFLFKVQVMHDYAANDTDELEMKAGDVVLVITFDNPDEQDDGWLMGMKQDDWKQNKENCVKGVFPENFTQRL encoded by the exons ATGGCCGAGTTAAATTTGGGGAAGGGGCTGACTGCGGGGAAAGTGGCCAGCAACGTACAGAAAAAGCTCACCAGAGCCCAAGAAAAG GTTCTTCAGAAGCTTGGCAAAGCAGATGAGACCAAAGACGTTGCCTTCGAGGAGGGAGTTATCAACTTCAACAAACAATAT ACTGAAGGCAGCAAACTGCAGAGGGACCTAAGGGCATACCTAGAGGCTGTTAAAG CCATGCACGAGTCCTCCAAGAACGTGCAGGCGTGTCTGGCTGACATGTATGAGCCAGAATGGTACGGCAAGAACGAAGTGGATTCCATTGTGGAG GACTGTGATGTCCTGTGGACTGACTACCACCAGAAGTTGGTCGATCATGCTCTCATCTCCATGGATACCTACTTAGGCCAATTCCCTGATATCAAG TCTCGTATAGcgaagagagacagaaagctgGTTGATTTCGACAGTGCCAGGCACAACTATGCCACTACGCACAAGTCCAAGAAAAAGGATGGGGGCATTAAAATCACCAAG CCCTCCTCTTTGTTGGAGAGGGCTACCCCAGGTTGGGCTCAGGGTATCTTGTCGGCACACAATGTTGCCCAGAGCAGCCTGTCCAGGAGCCAG gccgAGGAGGAGTTAGAGAGAGCCCAGAAGGTGTTTGAAGAGATTAATATTGACCTACAAGAAGAATTACCTTCACTCTggaacag TCGTGTTGGGTTCTATGTCAGCACCTTTCAGAGTTTGGCCGGTTTCGAGGAGAAGTTTCACAAGGAAATGGGTCGG TTGGATCAGGATTTGTATGATGTCTTGGTGGTATTGGATGGATCAGAGACCAGCAG TGTCAAAGAAGCAACTAACCACACTCTCAGGCCAGCCGGACCACCCCCAATCCCCAAATCTCCATCCAAG CTTAAGCCAGCAATGCCTCCTCCACCTAAGGTGACCCCATCTAAGGAGCTGAAAACAGAGAACATCATCAACCTGTTTGATGCTGCGGCTGCTCCTGATATCAGCGTTACCTCTCCTACAGAG tttgaCAGTCCTGCAGTGAGCAGCCTATTGGACATGGACCTGGACTCTTTCAGTGCACCAACCAAAGCCTCCACGGTCACACAG CCTGCAAACTGGGACTCATGG AATGAGGACAGTGGTGCCCAGGAAGAGGACACCGAGCCGCACTATGACCCTGTGGCTGCTTCTACAGAGGCCTGGGGGGATGATGGTTCGCAGCCTGTTCACTATGACCCCATAGCAGCTGCCCACGAGGGCTGGGGGGATGACGGAACCAAGCCAGTTCGCTATGACCCTGTGGCTGCGGCCCAGGAGGATTGGGGAAATGATGAGAGCCAGCCAGCTGTTTGCGACACTGTGGCTGAAGCCCAGGAGGGCTGGGGCGACGATGGGAGCCAGCCGGTCACAGAGGTGCCCACCGCAGAGGATGAAACACCTGCAGCTGAGACTCCAGCTGACGCCACTGAGGAAGAAGATGCTCCCATAGCTGCTGCTGCGACATTGGATAATGAAGAGGGTCAG GGTGAGACTGCAGCAGCTCCCGAAGCAGCTCCTGCAGAAACAGAGCAGGAACCAGTGACAGAGGAA ACACCTGCAGTAGCAGCAGAATCAACAGAAGTAGCAGCGGAGCctgcagacatgccccctggcTTCCTGTTCAAG GTCCAGGTGATGCATGATTACGCTGCCAATGACACAGACGAATTGGAAATGAAGGCTGGAGATGTGGTGCTAGTCATCACCTTTGACAACCCTGACGAACAG gATGATGGTTGGCTGATGGGAATGAAGCAGGATGACTGGAAGCAGAACAAAGAAAATTGTGTTAAAGGAGTATTTCCCGAAAACTTCACCCAGAGGCTGTAA